One genomic window of Medicago truncatula cultivar Jemalong A17 chromosome 1, MtrunA17r5.0-ANR, whole genome shotgun sequence includes the following:
- the LOC25483843 gene encoding purple acid phosphatase 22: MLIPLFLYILCFLLFPQSLQSQANAFSRQPSGKFIFTHHERSDSDPQQVHISLVGKDHMRVSWITEEKDSESLVEYGIKGGEYSKKAIGENTSYRYFLYKSGKIHHVVIGPLNPSTTYFYRCGGSGPEFSFKTPPLKLPIEFVIVGDLGQTEWTKSTLKHIDSKDYDVFLLPGDLSYADTHQPLWDSFGRLVEPYASQRPWMVTEGNHEIESIPIIQPHAFRSYNARWLMPYNESGSTSNLYYSFEVASTHIIMLGSYTDFDAQSEQYKWLQSDLAKIDRKRTPWVIALVHAPWYNTNEAHEGEGEEMRQAMEELLYEARVDLVFSGHVHAYERFTRIYDNKADPCGPLYVTIGDGGNREGLALKFKKPPSPLSLYREASFGHGRLRIVNETHANWSWHRNNDSEAFVAEDIWIKSLSNTKECWESIGQQISHEEL, encoded by the exons ATGTTGATTCCTCTCTTCCTTTACATCCTATGCTTCTTGTTGTTCCCTCAGTCCCTACAATCACAAGCAAATGCTTTTTCTCGTCAACCTTCTGGGAAATTCATCTTCACTCATCATGAACGCTCAGATTCTGACCCTCAACAG GTGCACATTTCGTTGGTAGGGAAAGATCATATGAGAGTATCATGGATAACTGAAGAAAAAGACTCAGAATCTTTGGTAGAGTATGGAATAAAAGGAGGTGAATATAGCAAAAAAGCAATTGGTGAAAACACCTCGTACCGTTATTTCTTGTACAAATCAGGCAAGATCCATCATGTGGTAATTGGGCCTCTAAATCCAAGCACTACTTACTTCTACAGATGTGGAGGATCAGGTCCTGAGTTTTCTTTCAAGACACCTCCACTCAAGTTGCCTATTGAATTTGTGATTGTGG GAGACTTGGGACAAACGGAATGGACAAAATCAACCTTAAAACACATTGATAGCAAAGACTACGACGTATTTTTGTTACCCGGAGATCTATCTTATGCCGATACCCATCAACCACTTTGGGACTCATTCGGTCGTTTGGTGGAACCCTACGCAAGCCAGAGGCCGTGGATGGTTACCGAAGGCAACCATGAGATTGAGAGTATCCCTATTATCCAACCACATGCCTTCAGATCCTACAATGCTCGTTGGCTCATGCCCTACAATGAGAGTGGCTCTACCTCAAACCTCTACTACTCATTTGAAGTTGCAAGCACTCATATCATCATGTTGGGTTCTTACACTGATTTTGATGCACAGTCCGAACAATATAAATGGCTTCAATCTGACCTAGCTAAGATTGATAGGAAGAGAACACCTTGGGTGATTGCCTTGGTACATGCACCTTGGTATAATACTAATGAGGCACATGAAGGTGAAGGTGAAGAAATGAGACAGGCCATGGAAGAATTGCTTTATGAGGCTCGTGTTGACTTGGTTTTTTCAGGGCATGTCCATGCATACGAACGCTTT ACTAGAATCTATGACAATAAGGCTGATCCATGTGGTCCGTTGTACGTGACAATTGGTGATGGAGGAAACCGTGAAGGACTTGCATTAAA GTTTAAGAAGCCTCCAAGTCCACTCTCATTGTATAGAGAGGCAAGCTTTGGTCATGGAAGGTTGAGAATAGTGAACGAAACACATGCAAATTGGTCATGGCATCGTAACAATGATAGTGAAGCATTTGTAGCTGAAGATATATGGATCAAGAGTTTGAGCAACACAAAAGAATGTTGGGAGAGCATAGGGCAACAAATTTCTCATGAAGAGCTCTAA